One genomic segment of Oncorhynchus masou masou isolate Uvic2021 chromosome 16, UVic_Omas_1.1, whole genome shotgun sequence includes these proteins:
- the LOC135557475 gene encoding integrator complex subunit 7-like — MSLSTARSFLSEAGYGEQELDANSALMELDKGLRSGKLGEQCEAVVLFPKLFQKYPFPILINSAFLKLADIFRLGNNFLRLCVLKVTQQSEKHLEKILNVDEFVKRVFSVIHSNDPVARAITLRMLGSLATIIPERKNAHHSVHQSLDSHDNVEVEAAIFASACFSAQSKDFAAGICNKISEMIQGLDTPVDLKLKLIPMLQHMHHNASLASSSRELLQQLVTSYPSTPMVIVTLHTFTQLAASSLIDIPKQLQLLLQYLKEDPRKAVKRLAIQDLKLLAKKAPHLWNRENTQTLCECALSSPYNSLKLGMLSVLSTLSGTIAIKQYFNPGTGGVSAPPRLTDLVKLVQECCYHSNLAVAAHGVTVLANIAISCPEKDMMQLEQDTVMGLESLLVLCSQDDSPRAQATLKTALTSLVQLLKSRPHLSQSAVEFLLCQLHLARDPSRVLMCHALAAIATQLPVLGEGMLGDLVDLYRVASHSSTDKQQELLVSLATVVFVASQSSLSAEVKTVIKQQLENVANGWTVYCIARQASRMGCHEFSSELYQSLRTRVASEHFYFWLNSLKEFSQAEQCLNGLEDGDYSAAMTAIAEALRSYQKGIASLTAASTPLSPLSYQCDFVKLRIDTLQGLSQLICTCNSLKTSPPPAIATTIALTSGNELQRCGRIAMQMRVSMDEFRSLAARYADLYQSSFDADSATLRNVELQQQSCLLVSHVIEALILDPHSASFQDYGTLGSVQTESEYERRMMSVFNHVLEEVEGLSRKHPPVSYLHTGCLCDAVIALLKVPLSFQRYFFQKLQSTSIKLALSPSPRTPTEPIPVQNNQQLTLKVEGVVQHGSTPGLFRKIQSVCLNVSSTLQSKTGGPEYKIPLDSNTNEIEQRVEPHNDYFSTQFLLNFSILGSHMVNVEASVVDESGIEWKTGPKTTVSVKSLEDPYAQQLRHNQQQQAQQARPETAPAPQRSSVYARFQ; from the exons ATGTCGCTTTCTACTGCACGGTCATTCTTGTCAGAGGCCGGTTATGGGGAACAAGAATTGGATGCAAATTCAGCTCTCATGGAGTTGGACAAAG GTTTGCGGTCTGGGAAGCTTGGGGAACAATGTGAAGCAGTGGTCCTCTTCCCCAAACTCTTCCAGAAGTACCCTTTCCCCATCCTCATAAACTCTGCTTTTCTGAAACTTGCAGATATCTTCAGGCTTGG GAACAACTTTCTGCGCCTCTGTGTGTTGAAGGTGACTCAACAGAGCGAGAAGCACCTGGAAAAGATCCTTAACGTGGACGAGTTTGTCAAGAGGGTCTTCTCTGTCATCCACAGCAATGACCCTGTGGCCAGAGCCATCACTCTCAG GATGCTTGGCAGTTTGGCCACTATCATCCCGGAAAGGAAGAATGCCCATCACAGCGTTCACCAAAGTCTGGACTCTCATGACAACGTCGAAGTAGAGGCCGCCATTTTTGCATCGGCCTGCTTCTCTGCACAGTCGAA AGACTTTGCAGCTGGGATTTGCAACAAAATCAGTGAAATGATTCAAG GTCTGGACACCCCAGTGGACCTGAAACTGAAGCTAATCCCTATGTTGCAGCACATGCACCACAATGCCAGCCTGGCCTCTAGCAGCCGAGAGCTGCTGCAGCAGCTGGTCACCTCCTACCCCTCCACCCCCATGGTCATTGTCACCCTGCACACCTTCACCCAGCTGGCTGCCTCCTCGCTCATTGACATCCCCAAACAG TTACAGCTGCTTCTCCAATATCTGAAGGAGGACCCTAGGAAAGCAGTCAAGAGATTGGCTATCCAGGACTTGAAGCTCCTGGCTAAAAAAGCCCCCCATCTCTGGAACAGAGAAAACACTCAG ACCCTGTGTGAGTGTGCCCTGAGTAGCCCTTACAACAGCCTGAAGCTGGGCATGCTGTCTGTTCTCTCAACCCTCTCTGGAACCATTGCCATCAAACAGTACTTCAACCCTGGAACAG GTGGTGTTTCCGCCCCTCCCCGGCTCACTGACCTGGTTAAGCTGGTACAGGAATGCTGTTACCACAGCAACCTGGCTGTCGCTGCCCATGGAGTCACTGTACTCGCTAACATCGCTATTTCATGTCCAGAGAAAG ACATGATGCAGCTGGAGCAGGACACAGTGATGGGGTTGGAGTCTCTGCTGGTGCTCTGCAGTCAGGATGACAGCCCCAGAGCTCAGGCCACACTCAAG ACGGCTCTCACGTCATTGGTCCAGCTGCTGAAGAGTCGCCCCCACCTCAGCCAATCAGCGGTggagttcctgctgtgccagctgcACTTGGCCCGCGACCCCTCCCGCGTGCTGATGTGCCACGCCCTGGCGGCCATCGCCACTCAGTTGCCTGTGCTAGGAGAGGGCATGCTGGGGGATCTTGTGGACCTCTACCGGGTGGCCAGCCACTCGTCCACTGACAAGCAGCAGGAGCTCCTG GTTTCCTTGGCGACGGTGGTGTTTGTGGCTAGCCAGTCGTCCCTGTCGGCAGAGGTGAAGACTGTGATCAAGCAGCAGCTGGAGAACGTGGCCAACGGCTGGACGGTGTACTGTATAGCCCGGCAGGCCTCGCGCATG GGTTGCCATGAGTTCTCCAGCGAGCTGTACCAGAGCTTACGGACACGTGTGGCCTCCGAGCACTTCTACTTCTGGCTCAATAGTCTGAAGGAGTTCTCCCAGGCCGAGCAGTGTCTGAACGGCCTGGAGGACGGAGACTACAGCGCCGCCATGACGGCCATCGCCGAGGCCCTGCGCTCCTACCAGAAGGGCATTGCCTCCCTCACG GCTGCCAGCACGCCCCTAAGCCCACTGTCGTACCAGTGTGACTTTGTGAAACTGCGCATTGACACGCTCCAGGGCCTGTCCCAGCTCATCTGCACCTGCAACAGCCTGAAGACCAGCCCGCCCCCTGCCATTGCCACCACCATCGCCCTCACCTCAGGCAACGAGCTGCAGCGCTGCGGACGCATCGCCATGCAG ATGAGGGTGTCCATGGATGAGTTCCGGAGTCTTGCTGCCCGCTACGCTGACCTGTACCAATCCTCATTTGACGCTGACTCTGCCACCCTCCGTAACGTGGAACT acaacaacagagttgCTTGCTGGTCTCCCATGTCATCGAGGCTCTGATACTGGACCCACATTCAGCCAG TTTCCAGGACTATGGGACCCTGGGCTCAGTGCAGACAGAGAGCGAGTATGAGAGGCGGATGATGTCCGTGTTCAACCACGTCCTGGAGGAAGTGGAGGGCCTAAGCAGGAAGCACCCTCCTGTCTCTTACCTG CACACAGGTTGTCTATGTGATGCGGTCATAGCTCTGCTTAAGGTCCCACTGTCCTTCCAGAGGTACTTCTTCCAGAAGCTTCAGTCAACCAGTATTAAG CTTGCTCTTTCCCCATCTCCTCGAACACCGACCGAGCCAATCCCAGTGCAAAACAACCAACAGCTGACTCTGAAGGTGGAGGGCGTGGTGCAGCATGGCTCCACCCCCGGACTGTTCCGCAAAATTCAGTCTGTCTGCCTCAACGTCAGCTCCACTCTTCAGAGCAAGACTGGTGGGCCCGAATACAAG ATTCCACTGGACAGCAACACCAATGAGATTGAGCAGCGGGTGGAGCCGCACAATGACTACTTCAGCACCCAGTTCCTGCTTAACTTCTCCATCCTGGGCAGCCACATGGTCAACGTGGAGGCCTCAGTTGTGGACGAGAGCGGCATCGAGTGGAAGACCGGGCCCAAGACCACTGTGTCGGTCAAGTCCCTGGAAGACCCTTACGCCCAGCAGCTCCGCCACAACCAGCAGCAACAGGCACAGCAGGCTAGGCCCGAGACGGCCCCGGCCCCCCAGAGGAGTAGTGTATACGCCCGCTTCCAGTGA